GGACCTTCGCTGCGCTCCGGCCAACGGTTTTGATTGATTTTTAACCACAGATTAACACAGATTAACGCAGATATTAAGGTTTGCAGGCCCGTCTTCGCCTACGGCTACGCCGAGGTCTACGCTCCGTCCGCCTACGGCGAGACTCTGCTTCGAGATATTAAGGTTTGCAGGGGAATGAAAAAGGATTTAGAATATGGGTTCCCTGTTTTTAGCCAAAGTAGCATGGGTCCCCGACAGAAAGTCAAGTGAGCAACAGTCGGGGATCTTCGCTTTGCCCGCAGGGCAAGCTACGAGGTAAAATGGGGCGGAGAGATTTTAGGTAGTGTGCAGTCGGGAAATTTGCAGGGAGAAATATGAAAAAAACTAAAAAGGCATCCGGCAAAAAATCCAAAGTCATTAAAGTGGACGGCAATTCGTTAAGCCCACAAAAAGAGCTGCTGGAACTGCTGCAAAAAAGATTTCCAGAGATTTTCGCAGAAGGCAAAGTCAACGGCGACAAATTAAAACAATCTCTCGGTGAAGAACTCGATACAAACAATGAACGATACGGCCTGACTTGGGCGGGGAAAAATGAATGTTTTCGTCATATTCAGGAAACAACAACGGCAACCTTACGAATCTCAGATTTGAAATCTCAGATCTCAGAAGACGGACGAAATTCAGAGAATATTTTCATCGAAGGGGATAACTTAGAGGTCTTGAAAGTTCTGCAAAAAAACTACTACGGCAAAATAAAGATGATTTATATCGACCCGCCTTATAATACGGGCAACGACTCCTTCATTTATCCCGACCGCTTCAAAGAGGAAAAAGAAGATTATGAACAAAGGGCAGGAATAAAAGACGCTGAGGGACTTTTGACAAAAGACGGCTTTTGGCGAAAGAACAGCAAAGACGCGGGCCACTTCCATTCAAACTGGCTTTCAATGATGTATCCCCGCCTGTTTCTTGCCCGAAACCTCCTTCGTGAAGATGGCGTTATTTTCGTCTCTATAGATGATAATGAAGTTCATAATCTTCGAATGATTATGGACGAAATTTTCGGCGAAGAAAATTTTCTCTGTCAGATGGTTTGGAAAAAGAAATATACTGGCGGCAAACATTCAAAATATTATGTTGATATGCACGAATATATTTTGGTCTATTCGCGAAATGCAGAAAATGGAACTAAAATTGTTATAGATAGGCCGGAAGACGAAAAAGAGAAATTTGAATTTTCGGACAAATATGAAGCCGAAAGAGGTAAATATTATATTCGTCCATTAAAATCGAATTTAGCAGAACGACCTACTCTAGTCTATCCGATAAAACTTCCAGATGGGAAAAATATTAAAACCCAATGGTTGGTCAGCAAAGATACTTTTGAACAATTATTGAAAGAGGAACGAATAGAATTTCGAAAAAAGATGAATGGCGAATATCAAGTCTATAAGAAATACTACGAGAGGGATGATGAAGGCAAAGTAAAAGTCCCAAGTTTAATTGATAAATTTCCCAATACTGAAGCAAAAATTGAGTTAAAAGATTTGTTTCACATTATCGAGGGACGCGATAATATTTTTTACACTGTAAAGCCGGTTAACCTTATAAAATATCTTATAATGCCTATTTTGCAAGAGAATGACTTTGTTCTCGATTTTTTTGCTGGGTCATGTACGACGGCTCATGCGGTAATGCAGTTAAACGCTGAGGATGGGGGGAACAGGAAATTTATTTGTGTTCAGTTGGCAGAACCTTGTGAAGAAGAGAGCGAGGCGTTCAAGGCTGGATTTAAGACGATAGCGGAGATTGGTAAAGAGAGAATTCGCCGGGTGGCGAAGAAGATAAAAAAGGAATCAGGCGGTAAACTGGATTTTGACAAGGGCAAACTCGATTTGGGGTTTAAGGTCTTTAAATTAGAGCAGAGTAATTTCAAACAATGGCAGGAGAATGTAAAGACAGGCGAAGAGCTAAAAGAACAGATGAAGATGTTTGTCGATAACGTCAAAAAAGGCGTATCTGGCGAAGATATGCTCTTTGAGATAATCCTTAAAAACAGCAGGTTCAATTTAAACGCCAAAATTTCCAAAGAGAATTTTGACGGCGTGGATTATTACAAGTTGGCCGACGGCGTTGAGATAGTTTGTCTTGCGGACAAGATAACAAAGAAATTAGTGGAGAAGATAACAAAGGAAAAGCCGGAGAGGTTCACCTGTTTAGATATTGCTTTTAAAAATAACGACCAGTTAAAGACGAACACTGCCCTACAGATGGAAGCGGAGAAGATAGAGTTTAAGGTGATATGATAAAGAAGAATCTCAAATTTGAAATCTCAGATCTCAAATGGAAGGATAATTGGCAATGAAATACGAGCGGTTTGAGGATTTGCCGGTCTGGAAGGCAGCGATAGAGCTGGCTTTAGGAGT
This region of Phycisphaerae bacterium genomic DNA includes:
- a CDS encoding site-specific DNA-methyltransferase, translating into MKKTKKASGKKSKVIKVDGNSLSPQKELLELLQKRFPEIFAEGKVNGDKLKQSLGEELDTNNERYGLTWAGKNECFRHIQETTTATLRISDLKSQISEDGRNSENIFIEGDNLEVLKVLQKNYYGKIKMIYIDPPYNTGNDSFIYPDRFKEEKEDYEQRAGIKDAEGLLTKDGFWRKNSKDAGHFHSNWLSMMYPRLFLARNLLREDGVIFVSIDDNEVHNLRMIMDEIFGEENFLCQMVWKKKYTGGKHSKYYVDMHEYILVYSRNAENGTKIVIDRPEDEKEKFEFSDKYEAERGKYYIRPLKSNLAERPTLVYPIKLPDGKNIKTQWLVSKDTFEQLLKEERIEFRKKMNGEYQVYKKYYERDDEGKVKVPSLIDKFPNTEAKIELKDLFHIIEGRDNIFYTVKPVNLIKYLIMPILQENDFVLDFFAGSCTTAHAVMQLNAEDGGNRKFICVQLAEPCEEESEAFKAGFKTIAEIGKERIRRVAKKIKKESGGKLDFDKGKLDLGFKVFKLEQSNFKQWQENVKTGEELKEQMKMFVDNVKKGVSGEDMLFEIILKNSRFNLNAKISKENFDGVDYYKLADGVEIVCLADKITKKLVEKITKEKPERFTCLDIAFKNNDQLKTNTALQMEAEKIEFKVI